The nucleotide sequence GCACCAACTCAAAGGACCAGAGCAGCTGTTGCAAGGGAGGCAGCAGCAAAGGCTAAGAGGGAGGCTCTAGAACTAGAGCtaaaggcagcagcagcagcagcaagggaaGCAGCCCAAGTAGCAGTAGCAAGGGATGAATTTTTAGCAACTCAAGCACATGAACAAGTGATGGAGGTGATGCCTTTACAAGTTGAGCTCCCAGAGACAGCTATTCAGACCACAACAGCTAGGAGGTACTGCTCTTCTTCCTATGACAGCATGATAATTGATAATGGATTACCTGTGTAATAAATCAATCATTAATCAAACTTTATTTTCCATAGGTCCTTATTTGCTGAAGATGCACTGGAGGTTGAAGTGCAGCCAGCTAGGAAGATGACTCCTAGGAAAAAGCAGTTGGCAACTAAGGTGAAGAAGACACCGCACAAGACAAGAGCAGGAAAGAGAAAGATAGGAGCCTGACTGTTCTTGTTTTGCCAAGATCATGAACTTTAATTATTTTGCAAGAACAATATTATGTAATGATGGGAACAAAAACAGCGTGTAATGCCCCAAGTTGAACTTGTTATGTGTAATGGGCGCTAAATTCTATCTGTATGAACAGAATTTGCTATCTGTATGGCCATATATGATGAAAACACAGTACTTGATTTGGTTATCATTGGTTGTGGTCCTACTGGTCTTTCTCTAGCTTCAGAGTCAGCTAAGAAAGGTCTCACTGTAGGTCTCATTGGGCTTGACCTTCCATTCACAAATAACTATGGTGTGTGGGAGGATGAATTTAAAGGTATGCTATTATTTGCATTGTTAAAATGCAGAGTGTCTGCATAACATCTTTGTCAGCATAACTTAACATGATACAGGTAGCAAATTTTGGGCATACACAAGACAACCTCCTTCTGCGACCTTTTTGTGATGACAAGTAGCTGTATACAACTAGATACACAAGGCAGGGTGTTGTCTAAGCCTCCAATGCATGTCAATGCAACATCACTTCCAGACTTTCAGTTCTCAAATGAATCAAACAGCACAAGGTTATCTAGACTATAAAGCAAATTATACCAAATTGTGATACAATAGGTATTTTATAATCGCAACAACCAGAGGACAACACAGTTCAAAGTTTCATTGCAAATGGTTCATACATCATGTTcaattcattttcaaacacaTTGCTACAAATCAAGTCATTACAACTGATCTAACAACAATTCCAAACAAAacaattacaacaacaacaatgaaACGGTTCATTTTCCACATCaggttctccatcttcttctcaaGGTCCTTCTCCTCATGGTTAGCATATTCACTGCCCTCTGATCCTTCTTCGTGTTCCTCGACCTCCTTACAGTTGATAATGACGATCTTCTTATCAATCAGCTCATCTAGGTACTCCTTCTGGAATCTGTAGAATGCACATAATTTTGGATTCTGCAAACACCATTTCATGACTGTTGAACTCTAGATTTCAAACAAAGAAAGCAAGAGAGATGGAGACACAGCAAAACTGACCCCATTCTCGGGGCACTTGAAAAAGCTCCGGCCCTTGTTGGGAGTGTCCTGCTTGACGCGAAGCTCGATCACACGGGCCAGATGGCAATCCGGacattgaatcaaaggaagccCAGTTTCTTTACCGACCGGATACGCCACAGCATGCGCGCGCACGGAGCTCCCGCCTCGTTCCTGCCTCCTCAACGCCCTACTGGCGCTGGACGACTCCACCCTCTGCGACCGGCAATCACTGTTGCTAGCCATTGTGACACGGGTTGACACCACCTCTCCCACTACATCACAAGCCTACGAAACAATCAACCGAGGATGACTTGCCAGCGTCCAGGAACCctcctgtgggggtattaacccctatacccttacaaccacctcctggcaccggcttttccaggtgtcacggtccttggtgatctcttggcattgcgccttccagccgtctcggtctttcatcatggcctccagatgcttctttgcattgatttttataactgcaaaccgcacaagctgTTAAGACGTTATACCACgacaaactacggtaggcaacaaaaatgagcaaaggtggttggacaacttacctttcagctcctctgtcatcttggtcgtgtggtcccggagctgcgactggtcttgctccagttttctgttgtcctcgtttaggcgatcacactccccgaccacacgactattctcctctcgaagacggatcacttcagcttctaagcctgcactacagctgttactaccaacaacaggACCTGGGTGCAAAGGGGGGAGTAAGGCCACATACCTTCAATGCGCTCACCAGGGGCCCCGCTCACCAGATGCGGTCACCGTGGCGCAGGGACGGCGGGAGGGgagcaggaggcggcggcggcggcgcgggggaaGAACgtgtcggcggcggcgggtgggatGGGGACGAAATGAGCGAGGGACGAAATGAGCGGGTGGGATGCGGCGTAATGAAGAAAATGGGCATGGGGCAGCGATGACATTTTACCCGCGCCTGCTGACTGGGCGCCAACGTGTCGGGCTGCCGTGGCTTGCCACATGCGCAAATGTGGTAAATTAGAAACTCAAACTTCTCTCATGTGCTAAAGTTATAAGTGTCATTCTAAGAGTGATAATCGGATGAGCGCCAATCTTAATAATGGTAAAAATGTAAAAGCCCCGAGCACGGACGGAACACGGCAGTTTTCGCATCTCCCTTGCGTAGTTGCGGGCCCGTTACCTGTCTGCTCTTCACTGTTCTGCTCCTGACCTCCTGTTCTCTCCATAGAGTACAGAACACGCACGCAAAAACTGGTAACTCTCTGATGGTTCTCTCTGGTGCTCCCTCACGTTAAAATTCTTGCTTTCCCATAAGTTAAATATTTtattaaaatttgatcaactttgTTATATAGAAAGGTATCAATATTTATTATATtaaataagtataattagatAATTATATACTATAATTTTTATAGTATGCTAATAGTTAGGTCATGTTCGGAACATGGGGATCTTCTTCTGTTTCTACGTTTTCCAATAAAATTAAACTGACTTCTATGAAATTCTTGTGCGAATCTTATAAAATTCTTGTGTTCCAAACACGTTCTTAAAGTTTTAAATATTAataatgttttctataaatttagctaAAATTAAGTAACTTTAATTCAATTTGAATCTAGAATTATACCTTTTTATGTAGGCAGTATCAGAACATTTAGAGTTTTTGATGTAGCTAAGCTGACTCAAATAATTTTAGCCAACTGAGTGCACGTGGAATGTGAGTACAACTGCTGACCAATGGTGCCAATGTACCATTTAGCTCGCTTACTTGTCGCTAATTTTCCACTCAACTAGCTTCATTGAATTGTTACGGTACTTTGAGTTTAAAGAAATTAAAAGGTGTTGTTATACCTATCAGACATATAGGGCGTGTTTGGCTTACAGCCACACCTAGCCACGTTCAACGACGACAGCGCTTAAGGCGTGGACGCCACAATTATGGTAGGAATTTGCACTGAAAAAGGTGTATGTGCCTGCCGCAGCTTATGCGTGAACCAAGCAGCTGTTCTGCGTTGTGTGGCTTGCTAAAAGTGAGCCTAAATTAACATACATACAGCTACAACCTATCTTCTGATAACTACTCCACCGATGCTAGAACAGGCCCGTTCGGTACTACCTTTTTACAGCTTCCGCAGCTGCTTTTGCTGCTGAACAGACCCTAACGAGCAATCAGAACAGCAAGTAGTGTTGTATTATGCAGTGTGTCGAAGTCTGATAACCGATAACGATATAAGTACTCCTACAGTTAGGGACGAAAATGGATCGGATatagacggatatcaccgatattacatgtgttttcatatttctgtccggattcggattcgaatacggatagtgtcaactatgtcggataggatacgattagatatcgacatcataaatatgcgatttgagtattcggatacggatacggtatcggatgttggatatccgaactcggatacggacagatctcaacccctctaaacggattcggtttcgaatacggtcggaaaatatccgtaccgttttcatccctacctacaGTCCTACATCGGTAGGAGAGAGAGCCCAGTGGTTTTAGGTACGTGCCATGCATGCATGACCATAATGGCCCGGACCAGACGCCTGTACCAGATGATGAGGGGCTCAACCTCAGTTCCCGTGACAGATCCAGCCTGTGTCTTGGCGTGCCGTGGCCCATGGGACATCTATCGCCGACACAGAAGTTTAAAACCCGTGACGGGTGTTAACCGATGTCCAATAACCACCAGACGACGCGATATGATGCCACTCGTCAATTCCCGACTTCCGATCGGGAAGGAGACCGTCTCCGATCCTCCCCGACATGGGTGAGATCGAGACCGTCTCGACACCGATCCACCCCTCAGTGACCCGGCGTCGATTAATAGATCGATCGTATCCAAGTCCATGCCGACCGGGAAGGCAGATCGACACTGCACGACCGCGATGGCAACAatctcgccgccgccgctccgtcCGTGGTGCGACCTGCTGCCGGAGCTGCTAGGCCAGGTCCTCGTGCGCCTCCCGTTCCCCGCCGACCGCGCGCGGTTCCGCGCCGTCTGCCGCGGGTGGCACACCGCCGCCGCGCTGCACGTGCGCCAGCTCCCGTGGCTGGTCCTGAGGGACGGCTCCTTCTGCACCGTCGGCGACGGGGCCTTCTTCCACCGGACGGCGATGCCCGGCCTGCCAGACGGCGTGACCGTCGTCGGGTCCGCCGCCGACGGCTGGCTCCTCCTCGACCGCACAGACTGCATGTACCGCCGCCGCAGCGATGGCTTCTCGTTCGTGTGGTACAAGGGACGACCTAGACGCGACGTCAGGCACGCGCACTCGTACCTCCTGCTCAACCCCTTCTCCGGCGCGACGCTGCCGCTCCCGGAGCTGGACGCCGTCGTCGGGACCGTCTCCGAGGTGTTCGAGATCTACAGGGTGGCGATGCGGTCGTCGACGCCTGACGACCTCATCGCCGTCGTGACCAGCAGCGGGGATTGCAATGTCGTCTTGTGCCGTCCCGGGAAGGGTACGTATGTAATGCGCTACTTTCGTGTCTTCGACGTCGCGTTCGTTGGGGAGCGGCTCTATGGGATCACCAGTGATGAAGAACTTCTCGCCTTCCACCTCGCCGAGGACGACGATGGCAAGCCTGTCGTTACCAAAGAGAAGCGCGTCATCAAGGCCACGTCGCCATCACCTGAGGCGCACTATTGGGACTGGATGGATGTtgacgaagacgacgacgataACAACGATTatagtgatgatgatggtgaggatGATGCACCAAACCAAGAAGAAGGGGGAGATAATAGTAACTTTAATGCTGATGACATGGTGTTGGATGGTAGGGAGGAATCATTTGATACTCAGGTGCCATACAGGGGTGACACTACTACCATCCGGATGTTAGTGAAGTCGTGGGACGGCGAGTTGCTCATGGTGAGGCGTCAGGTTTTTTCACCTATACGTTCCAAACCTTACACTATGAGTGTCAAGGTCGTTAAAGCAGATGTCAACATGGGTGAGTGGATTTCAGTCGCTCCAGATGGGCTCGCCAAAGATGAGGCCATCTTCCTTAGCCGAGGCTTTTGCAAATCTACTATAGTGTTTGGAGATATACAAGCAGGTTTCATATATTTTGATGATACCGATGATGTGTTCGACACTAGATTATGGACTTGTAGGCCATTTAGATTGCCATGGTCGAGAAGTTTGTTCACATGGCTGACATGGATTTTCCCACCAAAATTGGTGGTGTAGCAATTATAGCAGACACAAAGTGATATTTTTTCTGTTAGCCATTTACAAAGTTAGATTAGAGTACATACATGTTTTAAAAATTCAAGGTGTTACTAGTGGCCCACTGTATCTTTTTAATACATAAGGACATGTTTAATTAATGAGAAGTGCTTATATATGAGTGCTCGTTAAGCAATATAGTATACATATAAGTTAGTTCCTATAAATGCAAATAGGGGTTGAATGGGATCAACCAtctattatttttattttatttttgcagAGAAACAATGGAGCAAAGCTCCCAGCATGTTAGCTAAGAGAAGGACAAACCGTCCAAGGAGGAAAAGAAGGTACCAAATTACAGAGATGCTAGCCATTAAATAATTACATGATGGTGACGGGTTAAAACGACATAAGTGGAGCTTAACCTCACTTATAAAACGTTGCTTCCAAGCCAAAGGAGAAGGGACCTTGTGGTTGAATATGCAATCGTTACGTTCCTTCCAAATGCACCAGGCGCTCTAAAAAAATCCATCAAGAAAGGTTGAGCCTTTTTCTGCGCTATCATCTGACAAATGCTAACCTGAATCTTCCACTGATTGTCAAGGATGAACCATCTAGTTGCACTTGAAGTACATTAAAAAAAAGAGATGCAAAGCTATCTCCTCGATATCATCATGacatagggtgtgtttggttagtTTCCTAGACCAGCCTGGCTAGCAAAACTAAGACAGGCTAGCCTTAGCCTGCTCCAACTATGCCAATTCGTAGTTGTTTAGTTGTATGCATTGTGTTAGTCTGGCTACACATATGTTTGTTAAGCCTTTTACCTGTGTGTCATTAAAAAAGTTTATAATTACACACAAGCCATTCCGTCCAAATGCAGCGCTAACTGTGGCTAACGGATGGAGAAAAGACAAGCATGCCCTCAGGAAGAAGAGGCTATCTGATGGTGCTTTGGCGCTAATCGGATGGGCCTTTGGTGCAAAAAACTCTCCCTAGGTGGCTCCTATAAATAGACAACACTGAGATCCCTCCCCCACTCAGTTCTCTCTCCACTCAGTTCGCTCTCCAATGGCTCTCATCCAGGATGGTGGTCAGACTGGTGGAGTAGTGCAAGATAGTATTATGCAGCAGCTCAGATGAATTAAGAAGCTGATCTTTGTTGCCATCTACCTTGCCTTGTATGCAATTATGAAGAAGTAAGGTCCTATGTATGTGTGTGTCACTGTATTTGTATGCTTGAATAAATGAATGAATGAGTCAACGATGGATGGATGAATGCAGCCTAGAAATATAAAATTCTTAGATTGTTCATTCACCAACATGCAAACCTTAATATATTACAAACATAAGTAGTGCTCATGGTTCAGATTGTTCACCAACATGCAAAACATAAACCACAATTTCATCTAACACCAGTAGTTTGTCCAGAGCAAGTACTATAAACTATCATGCAAAATATTACAGCTCCATTACATCAGCATTTCATACCATCCAAATAGGGTTGCATCCAACACACCCCTCGCCACCGTCCTCCTCCTCGCTGAGCACGCCGAGCACGTCGAGCACCAGCACACATGCCCCATCCGTGCCCTTGCGGTGCTCCTCCTCCGGCCCCTCGCCATGGCTGCGGCCGCAGCACCTCCGCCCCATGGTCATAGTGCTCCTCTCCATGGCCCTCGCAGTGCTCCTCCTCCGTCCCCTTGCCATGCGCTAGGCTGTTGCTGCTGCTTGCCATGGCCGCTGCGCTAGGCTGTTGTTGTTGCTTGCCATGGAGCTGACCTCGCGTGGCGTGGATCTGGATCGGAGCACCGCTCCGTGCGAGCGGGGGCCGTTGGGGCAGGGGATGCGAGGATGGCGGAGCTCGTGCGGAGGCCGGCGGCGTGAAGCTCACGCACTGACGGACCGACGGACAGCGCAGAGCTCGGTCGCGCAGGCTGCACGTACGGACAGAAGGCGCGGAGCTCGAGCACAGACGGACGGCGGAGCTCGCTCGGAGTTCAGCAGCGCTCGCGTGGTGGCCGGCGGTGGCGCACGTAGAGGCCGGCGGCGCTCGCATGATGGGCGACGGTGGCGTGGAAGGTGCGGTAGCGACGAAGAAGAAACACCGGTCACGACGGAAGGTGAGGGGAACAGGCCGCGTCGCTGGTACAAGCCTAGCTTGCTGGGAACGGTGGGATCGAGCGTTTCCAGGCCAGGCCAGCCCCCCTCATTTGTATTAGTTGGGCCAGGCTTAGAGGCTTAGCAGGCAACCAAACACGAGAAAACTGTATTACAAAAGTCTGGCTAGATCCTTAGCAAGTAACCAAACACACATATAGTACACATGTATAGCTCATATTAAGCCTATAACTTTAATAACACAtatgccccgttcgcttcgctgaaaaaacaagatgaaacactgttccagctgatttgttatgagagaaaaataccgtttcaactaaaaaaataagctgaaaactacggattataagagaagcgaacatggccatatTGAGCAATGGTGTTAATTAAATTAAGCATTCTCCATCTTGTATCTGTAGGACCGTCTCCAAAAATTTGGGGCCCCGGAGCGAACTACCAGTAAGGGCCTAAACTTTACCGTATTCAAATATAATATaaacagaaaatagaattaatttaGAGCTTCAATCAGTTACACCGAGGGCTTTTGTCCAACTCCCATCGTGTGAGCGCCCACCCTCGATTACGAGTCTTCGAGTCCGAGCCCTTGGTGTGCGCGCCCGTCTACAAACTCCGTATTGCCTCACCCCGCTTGCTTGCCAGGCTGCGAGCGTGAGGTGCCGGACCTACCAGGCGATAGAGGATTCCTCTGGGAGAGTCGCCAGGATAGCCCGCTCTTGCCCGGCAGCACCATCCGCCGTTCCAATTCCAAGGTGTTGGGCTTTCAGTTGTAAGCTCTCCATGTTTTCTTATGAGTAAATGCACCAGCGGTCTCTAAACTTGTACCGATGTGTCATCCTGGTTCCTAAACTCGTAAATCgaccgtttaggtcctcaaacttgttcatctgTGTCATCTCGATCCTTAAACTTATTCggttgtgtcatcccggtccctaaacttgtaaatcacccgtttaggtcctcaaacttgtttagttgtatcatcccggtccctaaacttggcttTGAGTCTCATCTGGGTCAAAATAGGGTGATttaaaaactttatatcaaaaaataattcataactttttcatatgaactcgaatgaagacaaactttatatcaaaattgaagCCCTCGACGCGATCTACGACTTTGGAGTTGAAttgtttttgaattaaaactgtttatggtcccaaaatattattgtatgtttatagattttgaaatttaaaatttaaaattaaattttgggacactaaatgacttcaaacaaaaaaacttttccgctacaaagttgtagatcgtattgagaactataactttcatatagaccatatcaatatccaagattgtttgataattttaaatttcaaattttaaaatctataaacatacaataatattttggaatcctaaacagttttaattcaaaaacttttcaactacaaagttgtagatcgcatCAAGGGcttcaattttgatataaagtttgtcttcattcgagtccatatgaaaaagttatgaattattttttaatATAAAGTTTTTAGATCACCATGTTTTGACCCAGATGAGACTCAagaccaagtttagggaccgggatgacacaattgaaaaagtttgaggacctaaacgagtgatttgcaagtttagggaccgggatgacacagccgaacaagtttagggaccgaaaTGACACAGATGAACacgtttgaggacctaaacggtcAATTTGCGAGTTTAGTGACCAGGATGACACAGCggtacaagtttagggaccgctggTGCACTTTACTCTTTTGTTATCCAAACAGCTTTTGTAATTTATATTTCTTAGAAATAAATTCTATGTGTAATTTATCCAATAAATTTCAAGGCACTTCAATTCAATATGAAAAGTAATTGCTGGAACAAGAGTCTTTATTATAAATGTTTGCATCCTCATATGAAGCACATCCTTATTAATCTCATACTGTCCCAAAATCAGCTTCGGATCCATTTTTTAACCCAAACACTCTTCCACCATCAAATCTGAAGTCACCAAAATAGATTCAGGGACCAGATTCACGGATTCCATGGTGTACCTCAAGGGGTGCTCTAAAAACATAAGTTCTGTACATCCGCGTGAAAAAGATGTTAGTAATAGAGATGACCCTAATAGCCACTACTTGCCTAGCCTATGCAATACAAGCAAGCCCCTACACAATTCTATATATGCAATTATACTTGTAGTTTTCTTAATATGTTAGTCTAAGCCGCAAGCCACTTGCGTCATCGTAGGCGTGGGCAAAAATTCATGACCCtggtgcaacgcacgggcatatatctagtatGTAATTAAAGGCTTTGCTTGCTAGGATGGATATTCTGACAAAATAAGTGGCCTTCTCGTCTGCTCAAATCGAGACCATGTTGGCATGTGGTTTAGTTTGGGAAACAAAGTGAAATATTTGTAGTGTGCTAGTGCTAGACTGCTATGATATGCTAGTCGTCTGTATAGGGGCACTACGTACCACTGAAATCATGTTCTTGCATAAATAAATGTTGAATAATCAAACAATACAAATTGTAGCCATGTGTATTAGAATGGTTGTTGACAATATGTGCTGGCCAAGTGTGTAAGTTTTGAAATTCAGTAACCTACATAGATGAGATACTCTTTGTGCACACTTTTTTGTTGCTTGCAATTCATAGCTTCATATTAACTATAGTTTCACAACAGTAATGACCTATGGTAATTAATTTCATTGCGTTACAGATTGTTATCATACCTTACGTTCTTGCACTCTTTAAAGTATTGTTTTTTCGCAATTTAAAAACAAGAGAACACCAGGAGCCGGCCCGGCATCAGCGTGGCCGCGTCATCGAAATGATTGAGGGCTCTTGGATTAGGATCCAGCGGTGGCGCGATGGCCCCTGGCCAGATCGGCCGCTGGCGCAACGGGCCTGGTGTTATGGACTTAGTTAGCACTGAGGTTAAGGCCTaataaactctagtgtttatgTTTTCCAGGATTTTAAAAATAAATTCTCACATGAAATGGTAAGGTGAACCTGGTGTGACTTACTTTTGTGAATAAAAGAATTAAATAAGTGTTGCTAATCAATTTTTCTTTGGTACTTAAAAGCTTTTAAATAATCttgggaacaaaagttatttaggGTTTGTTTTGAAAAAGTCTGAAGAAAGTGCTTAAAATGCCTGATAGCAATTCTAGCAAAAAAATAGTTAGTGGCTTGTcctatttgattaagcatgaaaaacaatttttataaacaaaaataaaatataacttgtatttagtacttaaataaaatttgaagtacaagtttggtagatgaaaatgcaacttttgttttggtgaatagatgttgttcaaTAGTATTTTTGATAGCTCGAGAATTGAATGTGGAGTTCAATTTCAGCTTCTAGAACTGAAAATGACCTAAGTCTGAAAACCTAATGACGATGccgttttggcatttaaattttgattaaatttcttaaacactagaTCCATATTTTTATACTGTTGGTTGCACCATAACGAGTACCTTGACATGGTGTAGTTCATGGACTAGTTTGGTTTTACGTTGGCGTTGCAAAAATTACCTAAACTTCGTTGAAACGAGCCGTAGACCATGTTGTTAGCGCTCTGTTCGCGAACCGGTGTTCAGCGTGACGAACTCATGTTGGCATCCTtttatctccctctctggttgctctctGGTCATGACGATTGCTTTGCTAGGACACTGTTAGTATCAGCTTTAGGTTAGTGAAATTGGTTGAACCCCAATTGTGTTGATCAACAGcctttgcttcgctttaaaataCGTGCACGACACCGATTGCAGTCGTTCGACCTAAGTCCGCTTGTCTCTGCGCGTGCGCGGGCGCTGCTGGCGCCTGAGCCCAAGCAGTGCCGGGCTATTGCTGCTGGCCAGCTCGCGCGGCCGGTCGGTGCCCCACGGCGTCCCTGACCCTGCGTTGGCCGGTCTCGGCTGCCTGTGGCCTGCTCCCGCTGTTGCTCAATGTGCGCGCTACACTTGAGTGGCTGGCCACTGTGCCACGTGCAGGGGCGAGCTGCGCCTGTGGCTGCCTTTGCTTGGCCACCGTGGCACTCGCTCCGCCCTCTAATTCACCTACCGCGTCGAGCCTCCGGGCATGCGCCACTGCCCACCGCATCGGGGTCGACTGGCCCCGGTCACAGTGGTGATGGTGATGCCTCTCTACCTcaccttgccccgctagccgacgCCGGTGAGCCCCGCTCGGGTCCTACCACTACATTCCAAGCATTTTGCGCCAAGCCTCCATAGTCTCGTCATCTGTGCGCACATGCTTGTGCTATCGCCATCGATTGGAGTCGCCTCGTCTTAACCTGCTCAGGCTCGTTTGTGTGCCCTCTCCACGACCGCACCGTGCGTGGGACCACCGCTCCTTCTTCCCTCCAAGAGTCAGCGAGCTTCGCCGCATAATTTCTTG is from Miscanthus floridulus cultivar M001 chromosome 7, ASM1932011v1, whole genome shotgun sequence and encodes:
- the LOC136462732 gene encoding uncharacterized protein; amino-acid sequence: MPTGKADRHCTTAMATISPPPLRPWCDLLPELLGQVLVRLPFPADRARFRAVCRGWHTAAALHVRQLPWLVLRDGSFCTVGDGAFFHRTAMPGLPDGVTVVGSAADGWLLLDRTDCMYRRRSDGFSFVWYKGRPRRDVRHAHSYLLLNPFSGATLPLPELDAVVGTVSEVFEIYRVAMRSSTPDDLIAVVTSSGDCNVVLCRPGKGTYVMRYFRVFDVAFVGERLYGITSDEELLAFHLAEDDDGKPVVTKEKRVIKATSPSPEAHYWDWMDVDEDDDDNNDYSDDDGEDDAPNQEEGGDNSNFNADDMVLDGREESFDTQVPYRGDTTTIRMLVKSWDGELLMVRRQVFSPIRSKPYTMSVKVVKADVNMGEWISVAPDGLAKDEAIFLSRGFCKSTIVFGDIQAGFIYFDDTDDVFDTRLWTCRPFRLPWSRSLFTWLTWIFPPKLVV